One segment of Marvinbryantia formatexigens DSM 14469 DNA contains the following:
- a CDS encoding LacI family DNA-binding transcriptional regulator gives MTIYDIAREAGVSASTVSRVINHKPGIREETRRRIQKLLEEYDYTPDIAARGLATQATRFIGILIEDIRVSHHTESAYVIEQEMTRRGYTCITFSTGPDSSRKAQYIQILEQRRVEGVILIGSMFANDEVRRSLERCLADIPVMLVNGEMDLPNVYSVLIDEERGTEECVKMLVEKGCRRLVYLMDVTTPSNIKKQRGFCTGLLRYGLEAGENRIFTAPDADTSPGGSIRRGRQGTCRLLESVPEVDGIICATDLLAIGCLQELQKRGIAVPGQVSLIGIDNTLYGQLCTPALTTLDNKMAQVSLSAARMLLDVLDGRTVNQKLMLFTEIIRRESA, from the coding sequence GTGACGATTTATGATATTGCGCGGGAGGCAGGGGTATCTGCCAGTACAGTCTCACGGGTTATCAATCATAAGCCGGGAATTCGGGAAGAAACCCGCAGGCGTATTCAGAAGCTGCTGGAAGAGTATGATTATACGCCGGATATTGCCGCCAGAGGGCTTGCGACGCAGGCAACGCGGTTTATCGGTATTTTGATTGAAGATATCCGCGTTTCACACCATACAGAATCGGCATATGTGATTGAACAGGAGATGACACGGCGGGGATATACCTGCATTACTTTCAGCACGGGACCGGACTCCTCCCGCAAGGCGCAGTATATTCAGATTTTGGAGCAGCGGCGTGTGGAAGGCGTCATACTGATTGGCTCCATGTTTGCAAATGACGAAGTGCGCCGGAGCCTGGAACGTTGTCTGGCAGACATTCCGGTTATGCTGGTGAACGGTGAAATGGATTTGCCCAATGTTTACAGTGTTCTGATTGATGAGGAACGCGGGACAGAAGAATGCGTAAAGATGCTGGTCGAAAAAGGCTGCAGACGGCTGGTATATCTGATGGATGTGACGACGCCTTCCAATATAAAAAAACAGAGGGGATTTTGCACGGGACTGCTCCGCTATGGGCTGGAGGCGGGAGAGAATCGCATTTTTACAGCACCGGATGCGGATACCAGTCCGGGCGGCTCTATCAGACGCGGACGCCAGGGAACCTGCCGGCTTCTTGAGTCGGTGCCGGAGGTGGACGGGATTATCTGCGCCACGGATTTACTGGCAATCGGATGTCTGCAGGAGCTGCAGAAGCGTGGGATCGCAGTGCCTGGGCAGGTTTCTCTGATAGGCATCGATAATACGCTCTATGGTCAGCTTTGTACGCCGGCGTTGACTACGCTGGACAACAAGATGGCGCAGGTTAGTTTATCGGCTGCACGTATGCTGCTGGATGTACTGGATGGCAGAACGGTGAATCAGAAGCTGATGCTTTTTACAGAGATTATCAGACGCGAAAGCGCCTGA
- a CDS encoding YhcH/YjgK/YiaL family protein, with product MIYGNIHAKETETAYTSVIRKALEILRTTDVTNMHHGKYPLEGDRLILQINEVTTGPKNTKRPEVHRDYIDVQYMVHGHELIGFYPDCGDGAALEDNLDSNDVLFYQEREDNHEIMLPMTDGCYAVFFPEDVHRPCCMMNGPEEVKKIVLKIRVDSL from the coding sequence ATGATATACGGAAACATTCATGCAAAGGAAACAGAAACAGCTTATACGTCTGTTATCCGCAAGGCGCTGGAAATCCTGCGCACTACAGATGTAACAAATATGCATCATGGAAAATATCCGTTGGAGGGGGACAGGCTGATTCTGCAGATCAATGAGGTGACCACCGGTCCGAAGAACACAAAGCGTCCGGAGGTCCACAGAGACTATATTGATGTGCAGTATATGGTTCATGGGCACGAACTGATCGGGTTTTATCCGGACTGCGGGGACGGCGCTGCCCTGGAGGACAATCTGGATTCTAATGACGTGCTGTTTTATCAGGAGCGGGAGGATAATCATGAAATCATGCTGCCTATGACAGACGGATGCTATGCAGTATTTTTTCCGGAAGACGTTCATCGTCCCTGCTGTATGATGAACGGGCCGGAGGAAGTAAAGAAAATTGTATTAAAAATTCGTGTGGACAGCCTGTAA
- the yiaK gene encoding 3-dehydro-L-gulonate 2-dehydrogenase yields MRVPYETMLSEFERVLKKYGFTPDKAHDSAEIFAQNSLAGVFSHGLNRFPVVVDYLRKGGIDPKAEAVCTASFGAMERWDGQRGFGPLNAKRAMDRAISLAKQFGIGMVALGNNNHWMRGGTYGWQAADAGCIGICWSNTCPNMPAWGAKDNHIGNNPLILAVPKSDGEHIMVDCALSQFSYGKLETTRLAGKKLPVAGGYDEEGRLTTDPAAIERTCRMLPIGYWKGSGLSILLDMIATVLTNANSVARIGTFGDEIGLTQIMIAIDPSKFQDASVTDSIVDAIAADVMNSEPVEEGGEVRCPGMGEHRSRRDNLENGIPVAEEKWNQVLAM; encoded by the coding sequence ATGCGTGTACCTTATGAAACAATGTTATCAGAATTTGAGCGTGTGCTGAAAAAATATGGATTTACCCCGGACAAGGCGCATGACTCCGCGGAGATTTTTGCTCAGAATTCTCTGGCTGGCGTATTCAGTCATGGACTAAACCGGTTTCCGGTGGTGGTAGATTATCTGCGCAAGGGCGGGATTGATCCGAAGGCAGAAGCAGTCTGCACGGCGAGCTTTGGCGCGATGGAACGCTGGGATGGTCAGCGCGGCTTTGGCCCGCTGAACGCGAAACGGGCGATGGACCGTGCCATTTCCCTGGCGAAGCAGTTTGGCATCGGCATGGTGGCGCTTGGCAATAATAATCACTGGATGCGCGGCGGCACATACGGCTGGCAGGCAGCGGACGCCGGCTGCATCGGTATCTGCTGGTCGAATACCTGCCCGAACATGCCGGCGTGGGGTGCAAAGGATAATCACATCGGCAACAATCCGTTGATCCTGGCGGTGCCGAAATCTGACGGAGAGCATATTATGGTGGACTGCGCGCTCAGCCAGTTCAGCTATGGAAAGCTGGAAACAACCCGTCTGGCAGGGAAAAAGCTTCCGGTGGCAGGCGGTTATGATGAGGAAGGCAGGCTTACCACCGACCCGGCGGCGATTGAACGTACCTGCCGTATGCTTCCGATTGGATACTGGAAGGGCAGCGGCCTTTCGATCCTGCTGGACATGATTGCGACGGTTCTCACAAATGCGAATTCTGTTGCCAGAATCGGCACGTTCGGGGATGAAATTGGTCTGACTCAGATTATGATTGCCATTGATCCATCGAAATTCCAGGATGCGTCTGTGACAGACAGTATCGTGGATGCGATCGCGGCTGATGTGATGAACAGTGAACCGGTGGAGGAAGGCGGAGAGGTACGCTGCCCCGGTATGGGTGAGCACCGCAGTCGCCGGGACAATCTGGAGAACGGCATTCCGGTAGCGGAGGAAAAATGGAACCAGGTCCTGGCAATGTGA